The following coding sequences are from one bacterium window:
- the fabF gene encoding beta-ketoacyl-ACP synthase II, which translates to MTRRVVVTGLGALTPVGLNVRETWDALLAGKSGVATVTAVNPEQYPCKVAAEVKGYDPLATIEAKAAKRMGRFVQFALTASQEALADGRIALTDVDRNRFAVIIGVGIGDIKYLEETAGKFAERGLKGISPFFIPQVIADMAAGQVSISLELKGPNYCTTSACASATHAIGEALDHIRAGRADIALAGGAEAAICNLGFGGFCAARALTTRNCPPEEASRPFDALRDGFIMGEGCGILLLEEMEHAKARGTKIYCELAGYGLSGDGYHLTAPAPGGEGAARAMAMALKDAGLAPTDIDYINAHGTSTELNDKFETLAIKTVFGDHARRLAISSTKSMIGHGLGAAGGMEAVATVKSIEAGIVHRTANLTHPDPECDLDYVPEGSRKLDLRVALSNSFGFGGHNAVICFKRL; encoded by the coding sequence ATGACCCGACGAGTCGTCGTCACCGGCCTGGGCGCCCTGACCCCGGTCGGTTTGAACGTCAGGGAAACCTGGGACGCGCTTCTGGCGGGGAAGTCCGGCGTGGCGACCGTCACCGCCGTGAACCCGGAGCAGTACCCGTGCAAGGTGGCGGCCGAGGTGAAGGGGTACGATCCCCTGGCGACAATCGAGGCTAAGGCCGCCAAGCGGATGGGGCGCTTCGTCCAGTTCGCCCTCACCGCCTCTCAGGAGGCTCTGGCCGACGGTCGCATCGCGCTAACCGACGTTGACCGGAACCGCTTCGCCGTCATCATCGGCGTGGGCATCGGCGACATCAAATACCTCGAGGAGACGGCCGGTAAATTCGCGGAGCGCGGCCTGAAGGGGATCAGCCCCTTCTTCATTCCCCAGGTCATCGCGGATATGGCCGCGGGGCAGGTTTCGATCAGCCTGGAGCTCAAGGGGCCCAACTACTGCACCACGTCGGCCTGTGCCTCGGCGACGCACGCCATCGGAGAGGCCTTGGACCATATCCGCGCCGGACGGGCCGACATCGCCCTCGCCGGCGGGGCTGAGGCGGCCATCTGCAACCTGGGTTTCGGCGGATTCTGCGCCGCACGGGCCCTGACGACCAGGAACTGCCCCCCCGAGGAGGCCAGCCGGCCATTCGACGCCCTGCGCGACGGCTTCATCATGGGGGAGGGGTGCGGGATTCTGCTCTTGGAGGAGATGGAGCACGCCAAGGCGCGCGGCACGAAAATCTACTGCGAGCTGGCGGGCTACGGCCTGTCCGGCGACGGCTACCACCTCACCGCCCCGGCGCCGGGGGGCGAAGGGGCGGCCCGGGCGATGGCCATGGCCCTGAAAGACGCCGGCCTGGCCCCCACGGACATTGACTACATCAACGCCCACGGCACCTCCACCGAGCTCAACGACAAGTTCGAGACCCTGGCCATCAAGACCGTCTTCGGGGATCACGCCCGCCGCCTGGCCATAAGCTCCACCAAGTCCATGATCGGCCACGGCCTGGGCGCCGCCGGCGGCATGGAGGCGGTGGCCACGGTGAAGAGCATCGAGGCCGGGATCGTCCACCGCACGGCCAACCTCACCCACCCCGACCCGGAGTGCGATCTGGACTACGTTCCCGAGGGAAGCCGCAAGCTGGACTTGAGAGTCGCCCTGTCCAACAGTTTCGGATTCGGCGGCCACAACGCGGTCATCTGCTTCAAACGGCTGTAA
- the acpP gene encoding acyl carrier protein, translating to MTYEEIEAKVKEIVVNELSVDADQVTPDAAFVDDLGADSLDTVELVMKLEEEFDMEIPDEDAASIRTVGDAIKYLQDHVKE from the coding sequence ATGACCTACGAAGAGATCGAGGCCAAGGTTAAGGAGATCGTGGTCAACGAGCTCAGTGTGGACGCCGACCAGGTGACGCCGGACGCAGCTTTTGTGGACGACCTGGGCGCCGATTCCCTGGACACCGTCGAACTCGTTATGAAGCTCGAGGAAGAGTTCGACATGGAGATACCGGACGAGGACGCCGCCAGCATCCGCACCGTGGGCGACGCCATCAAGTATCTCCAGGATCACGTCAAGGAATAG
- a CDS encoding TetR/AcrR family transcriptional regulator, translating into MSENTKRAILAGAKSLFIRFGKRKTSVDEIARAAQVGKGTVYFHFKSKEEIWDTIVGEEVDKAIERITESLANVETAREKLRTYIQIRYQVFGEELDILNIQQGVLDELFPEITEILGKLKTREMEFLGQILSYGIERGEFRDVDVELLSMILVAVLDATGEYWIRQVRLVGAEGAMNNLLNVFLHGLLKTD; encoded by the coding sequence TTGTCCGAGAATACTAAACGGGCCATTCTCGCCGGCGCCAAAAGCCTTTTCATCCGCTTCGGCAAGCGGAAGACCTCGGTGGACGAGATAGCGCGCGCCGCTCAGGTCGGCAAGGGCACGGTCTACTTCCACTTCAAGAGCAAAGAGGAGATTTGGGACACCATCGTGGGCGAGGAGGTGGACAAGGCCATCGAACGCATCACCGAGTCCCTGGCTAATGTCGAGACCGCCCGGGAAAAGCTGCGCACCTATATCCAGATACGCTACCAGGTCTTCGGCGAGGAGCTGGATATCCTGAACATCCAGCAAGGCGTCCTGGACGAGCTCTTTCCGGAGATTACCGAAATTCTCGGGAAGCTGAAGACCCGGGAGATGGAGTTCCTCGGCCAAATCCTCTCCTACGGCATCGAGCGTGGGGAGTTCAGGGACGTGGATGTCGAGCTGCTCTCGATGATTCTGGTTGCGGTGCTCGACGCCACGGGCGAGTACTGGATCAGGCAGGTGCGCCTCGTCGGGGCCGAGGGCGCCATGAACAACCTCTTAAACGTCTTCTTGCACGGCCTCTTGAAAACCGACTGA